A single region of the Branchiostoma lanceolatum isolate klBraLanc5 chromosome 1, klBraLanc5.hap2, whole genome shotgun sequence genome encodes:
- the LOC136446065 gene encoding protein FAN-like, whose translation MAFGGDGNDQQKERFSLLLLDPGEIYFEDFGVFYYTHGLPEEEAIRRKMRGRIKMCSKSVVFDPQDVMLPILKFPLRSCTAIEKWQGPVTSRIDATGNVIMIESSQVYQMKEGNVIAPYVFKKKKDKYLFSLNFVTIEDVLPQMQQLLRASTLTAADQNSMIAAIVQSRQARVPFNTSWLETLYEKIVVEMVGDKIDPLVVNPGRIMITSSRLYFQPFNNIDPYPVLKIKLSDIKRIVKRRFLLRQVGVEIFCSEDGLKSDLFLTLKDQTLRDQLYDSIVKQPDVKLVETGQENATLRWQSGVMSNFDYLMYLNNIADRSFNDLTQYPVFPWVVADYASANLDLSRPETYRDLSKPIGALNPERLHRTLERYHDMPEPKFMYGSHYSTPGYVVYYLVRVAPEYMLCLQNGRFDQPDRMFLSIKETWRNVLTGASDVKELIPEFYQTAGKFLVNAQHLKLGTRQDGTKAEDVELPPWAADADDFVQKCREALESDYVSSHLHKWIDLIFGYKQRGEASENAYNVFYHLTYEGAVDLDSIADPNERLSLEAQIMEFGQTPKQLFHGPHPQRFKQSPHMADSVLMGPAGESESPRTDATDSSTRAPSMKPCHLAALWEGRDCLKPVYEHKLHKDTVTSVRLAPSGKTIFSVSQDSLMKMYSLEEQRQQRSISISNMALSSCQVMADSKTLIIGSWDNNVYVYSVEYGHILDTVLAHDDAVSCIQYQGGLLVSASWDSTVKLWECKIGGGAKKQQLQLSAELDHDSGVVCACTDAGNTRVASGTEDGTLYIWSVESQYVLSRHPLHTGSIHAVSFSPEGQRVLTCGADHYLRVLDVTTGTEVCAKDLEEPLRCMVWDGETVIVGGESGNVLVWDLVNLQPIARVCGHAGAVTCIDVSDDGRTIVTGGEDRKVCLWKLS comes from the exons ATGGCATTTGGAGGGGATGGAAATGATCAACAGAAGGAAAGATTCTCACTTCTGCTTTTGGACCCAG GTGAGATCTACTTTGAAGACTTTGGTGTGTTCTACTACACCCATGGACTTCCGGAGGAGGAGGCGATACGCAGGAAGATGCGAGGACGGATCAAGATGTGTTCCAAGTCCGTCGTGTTTGACCCTCAGGACGTCATGCTGCCAATACTGAAGTTCCCGCTGCGTAGTTGCACCGCGATCGAGAAGTGGCAGGGGCCGGTCACGTCGCGAATCGACGCCACAGGAAACGTCATCATGATCGAGTCGTCCCAAGTGTACCAGATGAAGGAAGGTAACGTCATCGCGCCGTACGTtttcaagaagaagaaagacaaaTACCTGTTCTCTCTCAATTTCGTGACTATCGAGGACGTCTTGCCTCAGATGCAGCAGTTGTTGAGAGCGTCCACGCTAACAGCCGCGGACCAGAACTCGATGATCGCAGCGATCGTGCAGTCTCGCCAAGCGCGGGTCCCGTTCAACACCAGCTGGCTGGAAACGTTGTACGAAAAGATCGTGGTAGAAATGGTCGGGGACAAGATTGACCCGCTCGTCGTGAACCCCGGACGCATCATGATTACGTCGTCGCGACTCTACTTCCAGCCTTTCAACAACATCGACCCATATCCCGTCCTCAAGATCAAGCTGTCGGACATCAAGAGGATCGTGAAAAGACGGTTCCTTCTCCGTCAGGTTGGAGTGGAAATCTTCTGCAGCGAGGACGGTCTGAAATCCGACCTGTTCCTGACATTGAAGGACCAGACCTTACGAGACCAGTTATATGACAGCATTGTTAAGCAACCAGATGTCAAGCTTGTGGAAACGGGGCAGGAAAACGCGACACTTCGCTGGCAGAGTGGCGTCATGTCGAACTTCGACTATCTCATGTACCTGAACAACATAGCGGACCGAAGTTTCAACGACCTGACGCAGTATCCTGTATTTCCTTGGGTCGTTGCGGACTATGCCAGTGCAAATCTAGACCTGTCTCGACCGGAAACCTATCGTGATCTGAGTAAGCCCATCGGCGCTCTGAACCCCGAGCGTCTCCACAGGACGTTGGAGCGCTACCACGACATGCCAGAACCCAAGTTCATGTACGGCAGCCATTACTCCACGCCGGGATATGTCGTGTACTACCTGGTACGGGTGGCGCCGGAGTACATGCTGTGTCTGCAGAACGGGAGGTTTGACCAACCAGATCGGATGTTCCTCAGCATCAAGGAAACGTGGAGGAACGTCCTGACGGGGGCTTCTGACGTCAAGGAGCTGATCCCAGAATTCTACCAGACTGCAGGGAAATTTTTG GTAAATGCACAGCACTTGAAGCTGGGTACCAGGCAGGACGGGACAAAAGCGGAGGACGTGGAGCTACCGCCGTGGGCCGCAGATGCAGACGACTTCGTTCAGAAGTGCCGCGAGGCGCTCGAGAGTGACTACGTCTCCAGCCACTTACACAAGTGGATCGACCTCATCTTTGG GTACAAGCAACGTGGAGAGGCGTCAGAGAACGCATACAATGTCTTCTACCACCTGACGTACGAGGGTGCCGTCGACCTGGACAGCATCGCCGACCCAAACGAGCGCCTCTCGTTAGAAGCGCAGATCATGGAGTTTGGACAGACGCCAAAGCAACTCTTCCACGGTCCGCATCCGCAGAGGTTCAAGCAGAGTCCGCATATGGCAGACTCTGTCCTGATGGGACCTGCCGGCGAATCAGAGTCCCCCAGAACGGACGCCACAGACTCAAGCACGAGAGCTCCTTCGATGAAACCCTGCCATCTTGCTGCGCTGTGGGAGGGCCGAGACTGTCTGAAGCCCGTGTACGAACACAAGCTGCACAAGGACACGGTCACGTCAGTACGGCTGGCCCCCAGCGGGAAAACCATATTCTCCGTCTCCCAG GACTCCCTGATGAAGATGTACTCTCTGGAAGAACAGCGTCAACAAAGGAGCATCTCCATCTCCAACATGGCGCTGTCCTCCTGTCAAGTCATGGCCGACTCCAAAACGCTGATTATCGGATCCTGGGACAACAACGTCTATGTCTACTCTGTGGAGTACGGACACATCCTGGACACCGTGCTGGCCCACGACGACGCGGTGTCGtgcattcagtaccaaggcggACTCCTCGTCTCCGCATCGTGGGACTCGACGGTGAAGTTGTGGGAATGTAAGATCGGGGGCGGGGCTAAGAAGCAGCAGCTGCAGCTGTCGGCGGAGTTGGACCACGACTCGGGCGTGGTGTGCGCCTGTACGGACGCGGGGAACACGCGTGTGGCGAGCGGGACGGAAGACGGCACGCTGTACATTTGGAGTGTGGAGTCGCAGTATGTGCTGTCCCGACACCCTCTTCATACAG GGTCCATCCATGCGGTCAGTTTCAGTCCTGAGGGTCAGCGCGTGTTGACATGCGGCGCTGACCACTACCTCCGCGTGTTGGACGTGACCACGGGCACAGAAGTGTGCGCCAAGGACTTGGAGGAACCTCTCAG GTGCATGGTATGGGACGGTGAAACAGTGATTGTGGGAGGCGAGTCGGGAAATGTGCTAGTATGGGACCTGGTCAATCTGCAGCCAATAGCAAGGGTCTGCGGCCACGCCGGCGCTGTCACGTGTATCGACGTGAGCGACGACGGCCGCACCATTGTCACTGGAGGGGAGGACAGGAAGGTTTGCCTGTGGAAGCTTTCATGa
- the LOC136446084 gene encoding uncharacterized protein, producing MTRRSVSSKMLFNVRAALFGIVLVMLLASVGYYLSLTDRIYRIKVSKFEGDFRTKNPVATIHRDTGEQDREVACVVEPALTNCGGTGFASVLLQTIDDLTTCLTRGLTPTVIWMACDSCGPSGPGRNYWTWYFEAINPGIENRTETRVCMGISREYFKLTSAYPRRPGAEGKLVDFRFADMENKISSYFQPITAEIRALVSYVISGYIKPAPRVRKMVDTFYQSFMAERINIGVHVRLLEEHVEEMIIMGQKTPKLQDFLRATKHIMDDIKTEQGDKEVRIFLASDRADVIASFEEEFGKANVVHTTAFRGEEMDKRLEDRVWGRHLGDQVFMDILLMSKCDYLIHDESNVASVAYYFNPNIQSFFVCGDASDHKRLNGQSRDDPVELLRQAVAKETSINWDQLEKRKMISLLNASDDDKQEIVETLRCFFRNMKWSKCGREFAASKRDGLSAFLGF from the exons ATGACTCGACGCTCTGTCTCGTCAAAAATGCTGTTCAACGTCCGTGCAGCGTTGTTTGGAATAGTACTAGTGATGCTTCTTGCGTCCGTTGGTTATTACCTGTCTTTGACGGATAGGATCTATAGGATCAAAG TATCCAAGTTTGAGGGCGACTTTAGAACAAAGAATCCAGTTGCCACTATCCACCGTGACACCGGAGAGCAGGACAGAGAGGTTGCGTGTGTGGTCGAACCGGCGCTCACAAACTGTGGTGGGACGGGGTTCGCCTCAGTACTCCTGCAGACCATAGATGACCTGACGACTTGTCTG ACGCGAGGCTTGACACCTACTGTCATCTGGATGGCATGTGACTCGTGTGGGCCGTCTGGACCCGGGAGAAACTACTGGACCTGGTACTTTGAAG CGATCAACCCGGGTATTGAAAACCGAACAGAGACGCGGGTCTGCATGGGGATCTCCAGGGAATATTTCAAATTGACTTCG GCTTATCCGAGGAGACCAGGAGCGGAGGGGAAACTTGTGGATTTCCGGTTTGCCGACATGGAAAACAAGATATCATCATACTTCCAACCAATCACAGCAGAGATTCGCGCTCTCGTCAGCTACGTCATTTCCGGTTACATCAAACCCGCTCCCCGTGTTCGAAAGATGGTGGATACATTCTATCAGTCTTTCATGGCGGAACGGATCAATATAG GTGTCCATGTCAGACTGTTGGAAGAGCACGTTGAAGAGATGATCATCATGGGACAAAAAACGCCGAAGCTACAAGATTTCCTTCGAGCGACAAAGCACATTATGGACGACATCAAGACTGAACAAGGGGACAAGGAAGTCAGAATCTTCCTTGCGTCCGATCGTGCTGACGTCATTGCATCGTTTGAAGAAGAGTTTGGGAAGGCCAATGTTGTACACACCACAGCTTTTCGGGGAGAAGAGATGGATAAAAGGCTAGAGGACAGAGTTTGGGGGCGTCATTTAGGTGACCAAGTATTTATGGACATCTTACTGATGTCTAAATGTGACTATCTTATCCATGATGAGTCCAATGTAGCATCTGTAGCCTATTATTTCAACCCAAACATACAAAGTTTCTTTGTCTGTGGGGATGCTTCAGATCACAAGCGGCTTAACGGACAATCACGTGACGACCCCGTGGAGCTATTACGTCAGGCCGTTGCCAAGGAGACCAGCATCAACTGGGACCAATTGGAGAAGCGGAAAATGATTAGTTTACTGAATGCGTCAGACGATGATAAACAAGAAATTGTGGAGACACTGAGATGTTTTTTCAGAAACATGAAATGGAGCAAATGTGGTCGAGAGTTTGCAGCGTCCAAGAGAGATGGCCTTAGCGCATTCTTGGGTTTTTAA